Below is a genomic region from Chryseobacterium scophthalmum.
CATAATTCTCATTAAAAAGCTTTTCTACTTCAATTTCTGCTATGTTTTTTGAAGTATTTTCCAAAGCGGAATAAACTTTGTTAGAAAACTCTTGTTCTAATGCAACGTAATAATTTTTAAGCCAATAAAACTGCAGCGTGACAAATACGATAAGAGAAATTGTCATAAAAACCGAGATTATCGGGATGAATTTGTTATTCATTGCATTGGAAAATTAAAGTTGTGAATGTTAAAATTACTCATTTTAAGATTTGATAAACAAAAAATGCGCCAAAATATTGTTTATTTTTTCTTAAAAATAAAGCTTTTAACATTTTATTATAAATTTTGTGTAGATTTCTTAAAGAAACTTGTGATAATTATTAACCAAAATCAAAATAACTATGAGCTCAAAAATTGTTTTTAATCAAGATTTTCATACAAAAAGTATTTATGTGATGAAGGTCTATTCTGCCGAAGTATCGGAAGTATGGGAGTATTTTACAAAACCAGAATTGCTGGATTTGTGGTGGGCTCCAAAACCCTGGAAATGTGAAACCGAGAAATTAAATTTTGAAGAAGGTGGCGTTTGGCTATATTCGATGAACGGACCAGAAGGAGAGAAAATATTTTCTCTTGTAAAATACGGAGAGATTAATGAACATCGGAGTTTTGATGGAATTGATGCGTTTTGTGATGAAAACGGAAATGTTGATGCAAGATTTCCACAAACTCAATGGCTGATTGGTTTTACGGGAACTGATGAAGGTACAAAGGTTTCTGTGAATATCCATTTTAAGTCGGAGGATGATATGAAAAAACAACTGGAAATGGGATTTGAAGAAGGTTTTAAAATGGGTTTAAACCAGTTGGAAGAGATTTTTAATAATTTGAAAAGTTAAGAATGTATTGATTTGAAAATTATTTTTTTTATTCGAATGAAAACTTCTAGATACGATTTTTCAAAATTTACTTAAAGTAACGATGTGTAAAAAACAAAATGGAAAGTAAAACTTACTTTCCATTTTTTATATAATTAATCAATTTTCAAATTATCTTATTATCAAATTAATTCTTCATCCTGAAAATATTGAATGATTGCTTTTTTCATCAGGATTTGTTGTTCGTTCGGTTTAAGTTCCGGAAGTTTTTCCGTTTCCTCAAAATGAGGATAACCGTCGTCGTCGTAATGTGAAAATTTAAAATATCCGAAAGGTTCCAGCAAACGGCAAACTGCAATGTGAAGGATGTTTAGTTTATCGTCTTTGGTATATTTTTGTTGTCCGCTTCCCAATTCCTGTATGCCGATTAAGAATAGATAAGTCTCAATCGGAGCGTTTTTTTCGGTATCAAAATTTTCAATAAAAAATTGTTCTATTTTTTGCCAAATTTCACTTTCTGTCATAATATATCGTCTGTATTCATTCAGCTTTTAGAATGATACATTTTTATTTAGAGATTATTTTGTTCTTCTTTTTTCTTCAAATCTTCTTCTTTTGCCATTTTTAGAAGTTCGGCAAGTTTTTCTTCCTGTTTAAATTTTAAAATCTCCCTCTTTTCATTTCTAATGATTCTTTCTCTTTGGATAAGATAGTAAATGACAGTAATCGTAATCATTATTATAATTAATATCATATTATTAGAATTTGAGTTTAATTGAAAGTTTAAAATTTACATACCGTCAATCTTTAGAAGAAATGCATATTCCAGCGCATCTTCTTTTAATGATTCAAATCTTCCGCTTGCTCCACCGTGTCCTGAACTCATGTCGGTTTTGAAAACTAGAAGGTTATTGTCAGTTTTTAATTCTCTCAGTTTTGCGGTCCATTTTGCAGGTTCCCAATATTGTACCTGAGAATCGTGGAAACCAGTCGTAATCAATGTGTGCGGATAATCTTTTGCTTCAACATTATCATATGGCGAATATTCTTTCATATAATGATAATATTCTTCGTCATTCGGATTTCCCCATTCGTCATATTCCCCGGTTGTCAGAGGAATGGTTTCGTCCAACATCGTAGAAACTACATCTACAAAAGGAACCTGTGCTACAATTCCGTTGAATAGAGTAGGTTCGTAATTCATTACAGCTCCCACTAATAATCCTCCTGCGCTTCCGCCCATTGCATACAAATGCTTTGAAGAAGTGTAATTTTCTTTAATTAAATGTTTCCCGGCATCAATAAAATCGAAGAATGTATTTTTCTTAAACAGCATTTTTCCATCTTCATACCATTCTCTTCCAAGATATTCTCCACCACGAATATGAGCAATTGCATAAATAAATCCTCGGTCTAGAATTGATAATCTCACATTTGAAAAACTTGCATCAACTGTGTGACCATAACTTCCGTAACCATACAAAAGAACCGGAGTGTCCGCAGATTTTTTAGTGTCTTTATGATAAACCAAAGAAATCGGAATTTGTTCTTCGCCATCTCTTGAGTCTGCCCAAATTCTTTCAGAAATATAATTTTCAGGGAAAAACTTTCCACCCAAAACTTCTTGTCGTTTCAGAAGCTTGGTGGTTTTTTCTTTTAAATTATATTCGTAAGTCGAGTTTGGCTGTGTTAAAGAAGTATAGCCATAACGCAAAACTTCTGTGTCAAATTCTAGATTTGTTCCAATATATGCGGTGTATGTAGGATCTGAAAAAGGTAAATAATATGATTCCTGAGTTTTTTCGTCGATGATCTTTATTTGCAATAAACCGTCCTCTCTTTCTTCAAGAATGAGATAATTTTTAAAAATTTCAAATCCTTCCAGTAAGACTTCTTCACGGTGCGGAATAACATCTACCCAGTTTTCCATTCCGCAATTGTCGATTTTCGCTTTTACAATTTTAAAATTGGTAGCATCATCTGCATTGGTAATAATGTAAAACTCGTCTTCATAATGTTCTACCGAATATTCCAGATCATCAATTCTTGGCTGAATAACTTTCCATTCTGCAAAAACATTATTTGCCGGAATAAAATGATGCTCATCTGAAATCGTACTCGAGCTCGCCATGAAAATATATTCCATAGACTTTGTCTTGAAAACATTTACATCAAAAGTTTCATCTTCTTCATGGAAAATTAAAACATCTTCAGAAGTGTCGGTTCCTAATTTATGTCTGTAAACTTTATAAGCTCTTAAACTTTCATCTTTTATGATGTAGAAAACATGTTCGTTATCATTTGCCCAAACTGCTTTTCCTGTTGTATTTTCAATTTTATCAGCAAGAATTTCATTGGTTTTTAAATCCTTAAAATTTAAAGTGTAAATTCTTCTCCCAACATTGTCTGATGAAAATGATGCTAATTTGTTATTCGGGCTTACCGCAACATTGGCAACTTCAAAAAACTCTTCACCTTCTGCAAGAATGTTAACATCGAGAACAATTTCCTCTTCGTTTTCGAGGGTTTTATATTTACGGCAGAAAATCGGGTACTCTTTTCCTTCTTCATAGCGCACGATATACCAATATTCATTAAAGAAATAAGGCAAAGATTCATCATCTTTTTTATAACGGGCTTTCATTTCCTCGAAAAGCTCTTCCTGAAATTCCTCAGAATCTTTCATTATAAAGTCCGCATAGGCATTTTCTTCTTCAAGATATTGTGTAACCTCGGGATTTTCTTTTTCATTCAGCCAGAAATAGTTGTCAATTCTTCTGTCACCGTGTATTTCGAGTACTTTTTCTATTTTTTTTGCCGTGGGAGCTTTCATTAATGTTAATTCTTGTTCAAATTTAATTAAAAAAAAACCATCTTTTCTTTTTATCGAAAAGACGGCTGTTTTGTATCAAATATTTTAAAACTATTTGTGTAGGCTTTTGATGTATTTTTCAAGAGCCATAGTCATAGAAGGCGTTTCTTTTGTTGGAGCCATTAAGTCTATTTTTAAACCTGCATCTTCTGCTGCCGCTGAAGTAGTAGGTCCGAAAACTCCTATTTTGGTATCTTCCTGTTTGAAATCGGGGAAGTTTTGCTGTAGAGATTTTATTCCTTGCGGACTGAAGAAAATCAACATATCATAATCGTTAATGTTGATGTCTGTTAAATCACTGCAAACCGTTCTGTACATAATTGCTCTCGTCCATTCGATGTTGGCCGCATCCAAAGTTTTTGGAATATCCGGGCTCAAAACATCCGAAGAAGGCAATAAGTACTTCTCGGAAGGAAACTTCTTGAAAAGTGGTAAAAGATCTGCAAAGTTCTTTTCACCAAAACTGATCTTTCTTTTCCTATATACAATATGCTTCTGTAAATAATTGGCAATCGCCTCAGACTGACAAATGTATCGCATTGTGTCTGGTACGGCAAACCTTAATTCTTCAGCAAGTCTGAAATAGTGGTCTATCGCATTTTTACTGGTAAAAATAATACCGGTATGCTGCGTAAGATCAATCTTTTGTGTTCTCAGTTCTTTATTGTCTACTCCTGCGACGTGGATAAAAGGGCGGAAGTCAATCTTTATTTTTTCCTTCTTTGCAATTTCCAAATATGGAGAAGACTCACTAGGCGCTGGTTGAGAAACCAATATTGACTTTATTCTCATCATGTACTTTTATTAAATAAATAATAACTTCCAAAGCATCAACAGCGGTGCAATTTGGAGGGTGCAAATATACAAAAATTTATAATACCATTTCTGGGGTAAGATGTTGTTTCTGTGAAACAAATAGAAAAACACCTTGAAAATGAAGACAAAAGAGAAAAAATAAATATAATAAATAAATGCGCTATTTCTGTCTATCGGGAAATAGTAGTGGGTTACACACAAAATAATCAGTAAAACTGAAAGAATGAAGTGGAATTTTGTGGAGGTAAAATAAAAAATACTCCATTTTTTGCCGTCACCTATCGCTTGGTAAAATAAAAAGCCCAATGCAGTTCTGATGAAATAAAAAAGTGAAATAATTATTAAAGTATATCCTATTTTATTAAGTTGATAGCCAAAAGGCTGAAAGTCGGCAATATATTTTGGGACAATCGGTATGTATTGAGAAACCAGAACGCTTAAACTTAAAGCAGTAACAAGCGATGTAATCATCCAACTTGGAAGATTATTGCTGGAGTCATAATATTTCTGCAGAAGAAAATCTTTAAGATTGGCTTCACGCTCTATCACATTCATCATAAAAATGTACAGAAAAAGGCAGCCGATAAGGATAAAAACTACCCAATCATTATTTTCAGGTATTCTTACTTCGTTTTTGAAAGTTTGTAATAATGGCAAAGGAAATTTTTTGCAAAATTATAGATTATTTTGTATAAAATAAAAAACTTAAATAAACTATCTTTGCAAATTGAAATGAAAAAACTCGTCATAATTCCGACCTATAACGAAAAGGAGAATATAGAAAATATAATTTCCGCTGTTTTTGCATTGGAAGAAGAGTTTCACGTCTTGGTCGTAGACGATTCTTCGCCAGATAAAACGGCAGACATCGTAAAAGAACTTCAAAAAAAGTTTCCACATACGCTTCATCTTTCCATAAGACATATTAAAGACGGCTTAGGAAAGGCATATATTCATGGTTTTAAATGGGCACTTCAAAACAATTATGATTACATTTTTGAAATGGATGCCGATTTTTCTCATGATCCGAAAGATTTACCAAAACTTTTTGAAGCCTGCAAAAATGCAGATATGGCAGTCGGTTCGCGTTATTCTAAAGGAGTAAATGTTGTGAATTGGCCAATGGGAAGAGTTTTGCTTTCTTATTTTGCTTCAAAATATGTGAGATTTATTTTAGGCCTTCCAATTCATGATACAACGGCAGGTTTTGTATGTTTTTCAAGAAAAGTTTTAGAAGAAATCGGTCTGGATAATGTAAGATTGAAGGGGTATGGCTTTCAGATTGAAATGAAATTCAGAGCTTTCAAAAAAGGGTTCAAAATTGTAGAAGTTCCGATTATTTTTACCAACAGAATTTTGGGTGAAAGTAAAATGAATGGCGGAATTATACATGAAGCTGTTTTTGGTGTTTTAAATTTAAAGTGGAAATCAATTATCAACAGGTTATGAAAAAGCTGATTTTCTTTTTTGTTTTATTGAGTTTATTTTCATGTAATGAATATATAGATAAACCGAAAAATCTTGTTGGGAAAACTAAGATGTCAGAAATTATTGCCGATTTGGCGATTAATGATCAGGTAGTTTTTCTATATCCTAAGACAAACTTAGAAAGCGGAACAAGATTTATTCTGAAAAATCATCAGGTGAAAACTGAAGATTTTCTTGAAAGCTACCGTTATTATATTGTAAAGCAAAAAATGAAGGGGATTGTAGAAGATGCCCAGAAAATTATTATAGAAAAAGACCCGAAGTCTGAAAAGACAATAAGAGGTGATATTCGATTGAAAAATACGGAATTACCAAAGTTAGAAAGGCAATAATGAAGTAATGCTTTCTCGCAAAGCAGTTAAAATGTATAAGAATGAATTTTTTTAATATAGAAAAAACCTCAGAAGGCAAAGCAAGAGCCGGAGTTTTGAATACAGATCACGGAACCGTTCAAACACCAATTTTCATGCCTGTAGGAACTGTAGCAAGTGTAAAAACCGTTCATCAGAGAGAAATAAAAGACGATATTAAAGCTC
It encodes:
- a CDS encoding SRPBCC family protein; this encodes MSSKIVFNQDFHTKSIYVMKVYSAEVSEVWEYFTKPELLDLWWAPKPWKCETEKLNFEEGGVWLYSMNGPEGEKIFSLVKYGEINEHRSFDGIDAFCDENGNVDARFPQTQWLIGFTGTDEGTKVSVNIHFKSEDDMKKQLEMGFEEGFKMGLNQLEEIFNNLKS
- a CDS encoding DUF4271 domain-containing protein — translated: MPLLQTFKNEVRIPENNDWVVFILIGCLFLYIFMMNVIEREANLKDFLLQKYYDSSNNLPSWMITSLVTALSLSVLVSQYIPIVPKYIADFQPFGYQLNKIGYTLIIISLFYFIRTALGFLFYQAIGDGKKWSIFYFTSTKFHFILSVLLIILCVTHYYFPIDRNSAFIYYIYFFSFVFIFKVFFYLFHRNNILPQKWYYKFLYICTLQIAPLLMLWKLLFI
- a CDS encoding DUF4296 domain-containing protein, which codes for MKKLIFFFVLLSLFSCNEYIDKPKNLVGKTKMSEIIADLAINDQVVFLYPKTNLESGTRFILKNHQVKTEDFLESYRYYIVKQKMKGIVEDAQKIIIEKDPKSEKTIRGDIRLKNTELPKLERQ
- a CDS encoding polyprenol monophosphomannose synthase; its protein translation is MKKLVIIPTYNEKENIENIISAVFALEEEFHVLVVDDSSPDKTADIVKELQKKFPHTLHLSIRHIKDGLGKAYIHGFKWALQNNYDYIFEMDADFSHDPKDLPKLFEACKNADMAVGSRYSKGVNVVNWPMGRVLLSYFASKYVRFILGLPIHDTTAGFVCFSRKVLEEIGLDNVRLKGYGFQIEMKFRAFKKGFKIVEVPIIFTNRILGESKMNGGIIHEAVFGVLNLKWKSIINRL
- a CDS encoding S9 family peptidase; this translates as MKAPTAKKIEKVLEIHGDRRIDNYFWLNEKENPEVTQYLEEENAYADFIMKDSEEFQEELFEEMKARYKKDDESLPYFFNEYWYIVRYEEGKEYPIFCRKYKTLENEEEIVLDVNILAEGEEFFEVANVAVSPNNKLASFSSDNVGRRIYTLNFKDLKTNEILADKIENTTGKAVWANDNEHVFYIIKDESLRAYKVYRHKLGTDTSEDVLIFHEEDETFDVNVFKTKSMEYIFMASSSTISDEHHFIPANNVFAEWKVIQPRIDDLEYSVEHYEDEFYIITNADDATNFKIVKAKIDNCGMENWVDVIPHREEVLLEGFEIFKNYLILEEREDGLLQIKIIDEKTQESYYLPFSDPTYTAYIGTNLEFDTEVLRYGYTSLTQPNSTYEYNLKEKTTKLLKRQEVLGGKFFPENYISERIWADSRDGEEQIPISLVYHKDTKKSADTPVLLYGYGSYGHTVDASFSNVRLSILDRGFIYAIAHIRGGEYLGREWYEDGKMLFKKNTFFDFIDAGKHLIKENYTSSKHLYAMGGSAGGLLVGAVMNYEPTLFNGIVAQVPFVDVVSTMLDETIPLTTGEYDEWGNPNDEEYYHYMKEYSPYDNVEAKDYPHTLITTGFHDSQVQYWEPAKWTAKLRELKTDNNLLVFKTDMSSGHGGASGRFESLKEDALEYAFLLKIDGM
- a CDS encoding uroporphyrinogen-III synthase, with the protein product MRIKSILVSQPAPSESSPYLEIAKKEKIKIDFRPFIHVAGVDNKELRTQKIDLTQHTGIIFTSKNAIDHYFRLAEELRFAVPDTMRYICQSEAIANYLQKHIVYRKRKISFGEKNFADLLPLFKKFPSEKYLLPSSDVLSPDIPKTLDAANIEWTRAIMYRTVCSDLTDININDYDMLIFFSPQGIKSLQQNFPDFKQEDTKIGVFGPTTSAAAEDAGLKIDLMAPTKETPSMTMALEKYIKSLHK